GATCGGTCCAGTCGTGGCTGATGTGCTTGTAGAACTCGTGGTACTCCTCGTCGGAGACCTCGTCCTTCGAGCGCGCCCAGAGCGCCTTCATCGAGTTGACGGTCTCCAGCGCCCCGTCTTCTTCGCCCAGCTTGACCATCTGCACCGGCCAGGTGATGAAGTCCGAGTAACGCTTGACGATCTCCCGCACCTTCAACGGCGACGTGTAGTCGAAGAGGTGGTCCTCGTCGTCGGCCGGCTTGAGGTGCAGCGTGACCGACGTGCCCTGCGGGGCGTCGGCGACCGTCTCAATCGTGTAGGTGCCCTCGCCTTCCGACTCCCAGCGCACGCCCTCCTCGGCGCCCGCGCGGCGGGTCAGCAGGGTGACCTTGTCGGCGACCATGAAGCTGGAGTAGAACCCGACGCCGAACTGGCCGATCAGGTCCTGCCCGGCGGAGTCCTTCGATTCCTTGAGCTTGCGCAGGAATTCGGCGGTCCCCGACTTCGCGATGGTGCCGATCAGATTGACGACGTCGTCGCGGTTCATCCCGATGCCGTTGTCGCGCACGGTGAGGGTGCGCGCCTCGGCGTCGAGAAGGATCTCGATGTGCAGATTGTCCGTCTCGGCCCGCAGATCCTTGTCGCGGTACGTCTCCAGGCGCAGCTTGTCGAGCGCGTCGGAGGCGTTCGACACCAGCTCGCGCAGGAAGATGTCCTTGTTCGAGTAGATCGAGTGGATCATCAGCTGCAGCAGCTGGCGCGCCTCGGACTGGAACTCCAGCGTCTCGACCTGCGCGGTTTCCTCTGCCATGGCTTTAGCGTTTCCTTTCCCGCCCCTGAAAAGACCGGCGGGAAGTCTACCCGCGCGCAACCAGGCGCCGCGCGGAGACCACTAAGTCCGTGAAGGGCCCCTTGAGGGACTTAGATTCCCTCAAGGGGCCCTTCACGGACCACAGCCGCGCCAACTCGCCAACCGCAGCCGCCGCAACCAGCCAACCCGGGCGTGACCGCCGCGAACGTTCAGGCTTGCCGCCGCGCGTACGCGTCCAGCCGGGCCGCCTCGAACGGCAGCTCCGACTCCGCCAACGCCCCGCAGCGGTAGCCGCCCAGCAGATACCGGGCCAGTGCCTCGGCCGTGGCGGGCTCGTCCAGCACTCCCCCGGCCGTCTTCGACGCGTAGTCCTGCAACCGTTTGGCTGCCGCCGGGGCACCCTCGCGGTAGAAGGTGTAGGTCGCCGCGTACCGGGTCGGCAGCTGGTGCGGGTGCAGGTCCCAGCCCTGGTAGAAGCCGTTCTCCAGCGACCGGCGCACCAGTCGCAGGTGCTCGGCCCACGCGCCGGGCAGGTCGTCGCCGACCGGGAGCCGGTTGGTCGAGCCGTCCGACAGCCGGACTCCGGTGCCTGCCGCCGCGACCTGCATCAGCTGCTTCGCGAAGTCCGCCGCCGGGTGCGCCATGCTCTGGTACGCCGCGCTGATGCCGAGACCCGCGCTGTAGTCGTAGGTCCCGTAATGCAGCCCGGAGCACCGGCCGTCGGCCGCCTGGACGATCTGCGCGACCGCCACCGTGCCGTCGGTCGACAGGATCGACTGCGCGGTTTCGATCTGCACCTCGAACCGCAGCGCCCGGTCCGGCAGTCCGTACGCGGTTTCCAGCCGCCCCAGCACTTCCGCGGCGACCTCGACCTGTTCCACCGCGGTGACCTTCGGCAGCGTCACCACGAATCCGTCCGGCAGCGAGCCCTCGGAAAGCAGCCCGGACAGGAACAGGTCAAGCGTCCGGATGCCCCGGCGCCGCGTCGCGGCTTCGAAGCTCTTGAACCGGATTCCGACGAACGGGGTGCCGCCGGTCGTCGCGAGAGTGCGCCCGGCAGCCGCCGCGGCCGCGTCCTCCGCTTCGTCGCCGGGATGGCCGTAGCCGTCCTCGAAGTCGATGCGGAGGTCCTCGATCGGCTCGGTGAGAAGCTTCTCGCGGACTCGCTCGGCCACCGCCGGGTCGAGATTCAGCAGGTCGCCGTGTTCGACGAAGGCCCGCATCGCCTGCTTGCCCCAATCGGCGACCAAGCGCGTGCGGTACTGCGACGCCGGCACGTACACCGTGTGCACTGGACGACGGCCCGGAGACTCGCCGGGGTAGCGCGCCGCCACCCGCGCGTCGGCCTCGGCCAGACGCGCGTCGGCGGCGGTGTAGACGTCCTCGGCGAGCCGTCCGCCGCCCATTACTGGATGTGCTCGTAGGCCGGCAGCGTCAGGAAGTCCGGGAAGTCGTCGGCAAGCGCGACCTGCTCGAACAGCTCGACAGCCGGCTTCAGCAGGTCGTCCTGGATCTCCGCGGCCAGCTCGCCGCGGACGTCGGCGACGACGCCGCGCACCAGCTCCGCGGTGACCTGGTCGCCGCTGTCCAGCTGCGTGCCGTTCTTGACCCACTGCCACACCTGCGACCGCGAGATCTCCGCCGTCGCCGCGTCTTCCATCAGGTTGTGGATCGCCGCCGCGCCATTGCCGCCCAGCCACGAGGCCAGGTAGCGGATGCCGACGTCGACCGCCGCGCGCAGACCGGCCGCGGTGGCGCTGCCCGGCGTCGACGCGACGTCCAGCAGCTGGTCGGCCGTCACGCTGACCTCGTCGCGGGTGCGCTCCAGCTGGTTCGGCTTGTCGCCGAGGACCTTGTCGAACTCTTCCTTGCAGAGTGCGACCATGCCCGGGTGCGCGACCCACGAACCGTCGAAGCCGTCCCCGGCCTCCCGCGACTTGTCGGCGTGCACCTTGTCGAAGGCGCCCTGGTTGACTTCCGGGTCCTTGCTCGGGATGAACGCGGCCATGCCGCCGATCGCGAACGCGCCGCGCTTGTGGCAGGTGCGCACCAGCAGCTCGGTGTAGGCGCGCATGAACGGCGCGGTCATGGTGACCGAGTTGCGGTCCGGCAGCACGAACTTCTCGCCCGCGTCGCGGAAGTACTTGATGACGCTGAACAGGTAGTCCCAGCGGCCCGCGTTGAGACCGGAGGCGTGCTCGCGCAGTTCGTAGAGGATCTCTTCCATCTCGAACGCGGCCGGGATGGTCTCGATCAGCACGGTGGCGCGGACGGTGCCGTGCGGGATGCCGAGTGCCTTCTCCGCGTGCGTGAACACGTCGTTCCACAGCCGCGCTTCGAGGTGGCTTTCCATCTTCGGCAGGTAGAAGTACGGGCCCTTGCCGGAGTCCAGCAGCGCCTGCGCGTTGTGGAAGAAGAACAGGCCGAAGTCGACCAGCGCGCCGACGCCCCTGCGGCCGCCGAAGGTCAGGTTGCGCTCGTCGAGGTGCCAGCCGCGCGGGCGGACCACGATGGTGGCGTGCTCGACGTCCGGCTTCAGCTCGTAGTGCTTGCCGTTCTGGTCCAACGTGATGGTGCCGCGGATCGCGTCGGACAGGTTGACCTGGCCGCCCACCACGTTCGCCCAGTGCGGCGTGTTGGCGTCCTCGAAGTCGGCGAGCCACACCTTGGCGCCGGAATTGAGGGCGTTGATCGTCATCTTGCGGTCGGTGGGACCGGTGATCTCCACGCGGCGGTCGCGCAGCGCGGCCGGAGCCCCGGCCACCTGCCAGTCGCCGTCGCGGATCTCCTTGGTCTCCGGGAGGAAGTCGAGGCGTCCGGTGGTCCGGGCCTCCTCCCTCCGCTTGCCGCGGGCGACGAGCAGCTCGTCGCGCCGCGCGGCGAACTCGTCGTGCAAGCCCGCCACGAAGGCAAGAGCTTCCTGCGTCAGAATCTCGTCTCCACGCTCGACCGTACCGCCGAGAACCTGGACCTCAGACATGCGCAACACCCCGGGTAGTACTTCGGATAACGTCCCTACGGTTTTCTACCTGACGGACTATAGTTTCTGCATAGCGGAACAGC
This sequence is a window from Amycolatopsis benzoatilytica AK 16/65. Protein-coding genes within it:
- the aceB gene encoding malate synthase A, yielding MSEVQVLGGTVERGDEILTQEALAFVAGLHDEFAARRDELLVARGKRREEARTTGRLDFLPETKEIRDGDWQVAGAPAALRDRRVEITGPTDRKMTINALNSGAKVWLADFEDANTPHWANVVGGQVNLSDAIRGTITLDQNGKHYELKPDVEHATIVVRPRGWHLDERNLTFGGRRGVGALVDFGLFFFHNAQALLDSGKGPYFYLPKMESHLEARLWNDVFTHAEKALGIPHGTVRATVLIETIPAAFEMEEILYELREHASGLNAGRWDYLFSVIKYFRDAGEKFVLPDRNSVTMTAPFMRAYTELLVRTCHKRGAFAIGGMAAFIPSKDPEVNQGAFDKVHADKSREAGDGFDGSWVAHPGMVALCKEEFDKVLGDKPNQLERTRDEVSVTADQLLDVASTPGSATAAGLRAAVDVGIRYLASWLGGNGAAAIHNLMEDAATAEISRSQVWQWVKNGTQLDSGDQVTAELVRGVVADVRGELAAEIQDDLLKPAVELFEQVALADDFPDFLTLPAYEHIQ
- a CDS encoding DUF6986 family protein yields the protein MGGGRLAEDVYTAADARLAEADARVAARYPGESPGRRPVHTVYVPASQYRTRLVADWGKQAMRAFVEHGDLLNLDPAVAERVREKLLTEPIEDLRIDFEDGYGHPGDEAEDAAAAAAGRTLATTGGTPFVGIRFKSFEAATRRRGIRTLDLFLSGLLSEGSLPDGFVVTLPKVTAVEQVEVAAEVLGRLETAYGLPDRALRFEVQIETAQSILSTDGTVAVAQIVQAADGRCSGLHYGTYDYSAGLGISAAYQSMAHPAADFAKQLMQVAAAGTGVRLSDGSTNRLPVGDDLPGAWAEHLRLVRRSLENGFYQGWDLHPHQLPTRYAATYTFYREGAPAAAKRLQDYASKTAGGVLDEPATAEALARYLLGGYRCGALAESELPFEAARLDAYARRQA